A region of the Gemmobacter fulvus genome:
ATTGCCTGGATGACGGACTGGCTTGTCAAAAACAAAAAATAAGTCTTTTAAGAAAAATAAAAGCAACTATTGCGGAAAACTTTACAACATACCATAAATTCCACCAAGGAATCAGCCTTGGGGGCATTTATGGATCTGGATGAAACCGACCTGCGCATTGCCGCCCTCCTGCAACAGGATGGGCGGCTCTCGGCGACAGAGATCGCCCGCGAGATCGGGCTTTCCGTCTCGGCTGCGAATGAACGGCTGCGCCGCCTGCTGAGCAATGGCACGGTGCGGCAGACGGCGGCCCTGCTGGATCCCGCAGCGGTGGACGCGGCCTGTTGCTGTTTTCTGCTGCTGGATCTGGCCTGGCAGGGCGAGGCCGAGGCGATTGCCGCCCTCGCAGCACGCCCCGAGGTGATGGAGCTGCATCACATTTCGGGGCCACATTCCTATCTGATGAAGATCCGCGTCAAGGATCCCGCCGCCGTGCAGCGGTTCCTGACCGAGGCGGTGAAGCCGCTGCCC
Encoded here:
- a CDS encoding Lrp/AsnC family transcriptional regulator, whose product is MDLDETDLRIAALLQQDGRLSATEIAREIGLSVSAANERLRRLLSNGTVRQTAALLDPAAVDAACCCFLLLDLAWQGEAEAIAALAARPEVMELHHISGPHSYLMKIRVKDPAAVQRFLTEAVKPLPAILRTETIFSLQAEKESPTLLLPEGKA